One part of the Alistipes onderdonkii genome encodes these proteins:
- a CDS encoding efflux RND transporter permease subunit encodes MSLPEYSLKNRKVVWFFLFVLLAGGALGFVTLGKKEDSVFVIKSASLVCSYPGATPLEVEQLVTEPIEREVQSMRLVHKITSESYYGLSKVLVELDPATRASEIPQLWDELRRKVLNIQPRLPAGASPVTVADDFGDVYGIYYGLSVDGGFTWAELRDWAQRIKTALVTVDGVQKVSLFGEQTPVVNVYVNLAALANFAIRPETIVATIGQQNTIVNSGEKQAGALQIQILEAGTYKGLDDISNQMLTAASGKQYRLGDIARVERGYADPPQTLMRVDGRRAVGIGISTEAQVDVVKTGEKIIRVLDGLTRQMPVGMDLTVLYPENRIAQQANATFVLNLAESVAIVILIIMLVMGFRAGVLIGSSLLFSIGGTLLLMQFLGEGLNRTSLAGFIIAMGMLVDNAIVVTDNAQQAMLRGVARRRAVVDGANAPRWSLLGATLIAIFSFLPLYLAPSSVAEIVKPLFVVLALSLLLSWVLALTQTPLFGDFMLRVNPAAHDPYDTKFYRAFDRLLAALLRWRWGVVAGVVALFAAALAVMGLMPQNFFPSLDKPYFRADVLLPEGYNIRDTERNLRTMEEWLHAQPEVKTVSVTMGSTPPRYYLASSSVSLRPNFGNILVELHDKGQTEAVEARFNAYVRAMCPDVWLRSSLFKLSPVPDAAIEFGFIGDDIDTLRRLTQAAEEIMWRTAGTVNIRNSWGNRVPTWLPLYSQMKGQRIGVTRSQMAQGITIATQGYRLGEYREGDQFMPILLKDENIDTYNLTNLQALPIFTPAGKVYSIEQATDGFRFEYRVGVVKRYNRQRVMKAQCDPGRGVNTMRLYAALRDSVLRGVVLPEGYSMKVFGEQESQQESNSALARYMPLTMVLIFIVLLLLFRNYREPTVILLMIPLIFIGVVLGLAVTGKVFNFFSLLGLLGLVGMNIKNAVVLVEQIGVLRSEGKGAYEALTAATRSRIVPVAMASGTTILGMLPLLFDSMFGAMAATIMGGLLVATLLTVCVLPVVYAIFYNIRKS; translated from the coding sequence ATGAGCCTGCCCGAATATTCATTGAAGAACAGGAAAGTCGTTTGGTTTTTCCTTTTCGTCCTGCTGGCGGGCGGAGCCCTGGGCTTCGTTACGCTGGGCAAGAAGGAGGACTCGGTATTCGTCATCAAGAGTGCGTCGCTGGTCTGCTCCTACCCGGGCGCCACGCCGCTCGAAGTCGAACAGCTCGTGACCGAACCCATCGAGCGCGAGGTGCAGTCGATGCGCCTCGTGCATAAAATCACGTCCGAATCCTATTACGGGCTGTCGAAGGTGCTGGTCGAACTCGACCCTGCGACCCGTGCTTCCGAGATACCCCAGTTGTGGGATGAACTGCGGCGCAAGGTGCTCAACATCCAGCCCCGGCTGCCTGCCGGGGCTTCGCCCGTGACCGTGGCCGACGATTTCGGCGACGTCTACGGTATCTATTACGGCCTGTCGGTCGACGGGGGTTTCACCTGGGCGGAGCTGCGCGACTGGGCACAGCGGATCAAGACGGCGCTCGTGACGGTCGACGGCGTGCAGAAGGTGAGCCTTTTCGGCGAGCAGACGCCCGTCGTGAACGTCTATGTCAACCTTGCCGCGCTCGCCAACTTCGCTATCCGCCCCGAAACGATCGTGGCGACCATCGGCCAGCAGAACACCATCGTCAACAGCGGCGAGAAACAGGCCGGGGCGCTCCAGATACAGATTCTCGAGGCCGGAACCTACAAGGGCCTCGACGATATCTCAAACCAGATGCTGACCGCTGCCTCGGGCAAACAATACCGCCTGGGCGACATCGCCCGCGTCGAACGGGGCTATGCCGACCCGCCGCAGACGCTCATGCGCGTCGACGGCCGCCGTGCCGTGGGCATCGGCATTTCGACCGAGGCGCAGGTCGACGTGGTGAAAACCGGGGAGAAGATCATCCGCGTGCTCGACGGCCTTACGCGCCAGATGCCCGTCGGCATGGATCTTACGGTGCTTTATCCCGAGAACCGCATCGCGCAGCAGGCCAATGCGACCTTCGTGCTGAACCTCGCCGAGTCGGTGGCCATCGTCATCCTGATCATCATGCTCGTCATGGGTTTCCGCGCCGGGGTGCTGATCGGCAGCTCGCTGCTGTTCTCCATCGGGGGTACGCTGCTGCTGATGCAGTTCCTGGGCGAGGGGCTCAACCGTACGTCGCTCGCCGGGTTCATCATCGCCATGGGTATGCTCGTGGACAATGCCATCGTGGTGACCGATAACGCGCAGCAGGCCATGCTGCGGGGTGTCGCGCGGCGCCGTGCGGTCGTCGACGGGGCGAATGCCCCGCGCTGGAGCCTGCTCGGCGCGACGCTGATCGCCATTTTCTCGTTCCTGCCGCTCTACCTGGCGCCGTCGTCCGTGGCCGAGATCGTCAAGCCGCTGTTCGTCGTGCTGGCCTTGTCGCTGTTGCTGAGCTGGGTGCTGGCCCTGACGCAGACGCCGCTTTTCGGCGACTTCATGCTCCGCGTGAACCCTGCCGCGCACGATCCCTACGATACGAAATTTTACCGCGCTTTCGACCGCCTGCTGGCTGCCCTGCTGCGATGGCGGTGGGGCGTCGTGGCAGGCGTCGTGGCGCTCTTTGCGGCGGCATTGGCGGTAATGGGTCTTATGCCCCAGAATTTCTTCCCGTCGCTCGACAAGCCCTATTTCCGTGCCGACGTGCTGCTGCCCGAGGGGTACAATATCCGGGACACGGAACGCAACCTGCGCACGATGGAGGAGTGGCTTCATGCGCAGCCCGAGGTGAAGACCGTCTCGGTGACGATGGGTTCCACGCCGCCGCGCTACTACCTGGCCAGCAGCAGCGTTTCGCTGCGCCCCAATTTCGGGAACATCCTCGTCGAACTGCACGACAAAGGGCAGACCGAAGCTGTCGAGGCGCGTTTCAACGCCTATGTCCGGGCGATGTGCCCCGACGTGTGGCTGCGCTCGTCGCTTTTCAAACTCTCGCCCGTGCCCGATGCGGCGATCGAATTCGGGTTTATCGGCGACGATATCGACACGCTCCGCCGCCTGACGCAGGCCGCCGAAGAGATCATGTGGCGGACGGCAGGCACGGTCAACATCCGCAACAGCTGGGGCAACCGCGTCCCGACATGGCTGCCGCTCTACTCGCAGATGAAGGGGCAGCGTATCGGCGTCACCCGCAGCCAGATGGCGCAGGGCATCACCATCGCCACGCAGGGTTACCGCCTCGGCGAATACCGCGAGGGCGACCAGTTCATGCCGATCCTTCTGAAGGACGAGAATATCGACACCTACAACCTCACCAACCTGCAGGCACTGCCGATTTTCACCCCCGCCGGCAAGGTCTACTCCATCGAGCAGGCGACCGACGGCTTCCGCTTCGAATACCGCGTCGGAGTGGTGAAACGCTACAACCGTCAGCGGGTCATGAAGGCGCAGTGCGACCCCGGCCGCGGGGTCAACACCATGCGGCTCTACGCTGCGCTGCGGGATTCGGTTCTGCGCGGCGTGGTGCTCCCCGAAGGGTATTCGATGAAGGTTTTCGGCGAGCAGGAGAGCCAGCAGGAATCCAACTCGGCCCTGGCCAGGTATATGCCCCTGACGATGGTGCTCATCTTCATCGTGCTGCTCCTGCTTTTCCGCAACTACCGCGAGCCGACCGTTATCCTGCTGATGATCCCGCTGATCTTCATCGGCGTGGTGCTCGGACTGGCCGTCACGGGCAAGGTTTTCAACTTCTTCTCCCTGCTGGGACTGCTGGGGTTGGTGGGCATGAACATCAAGAACGCCGTGGTGCTGGTCGAGCAGATCGGCGTGCTGCGCTCCGAAGGCAAGGGTGCCTACGAAGCCCTCACGGCGGCTACGCGCAGCCGAATCGTCCCCGTGGCGATGGCTTCGGGTACCACGATCCTCGGTATGCTGCCCCTGTTGTTCGACTCGATGTTCGGCGCCATGGCCGCCACGATCATGGGCGGCCTGCTCGTCGCCACGCTGCTGACGGTCTGCGTGCTGCCGGTCGTCTATGCCATTTTCTACAATATCCGCAAGTCATGA
- a CDS encoding efflux RND transporter periplasmic adaptor subunit, producing MRTFHVLIVVFLLGACARRQPVPETVRPVKVTTAAGAAVIDKDFAGLATPDDAVNLAFKLPGQVLDVPVAQGESVKKGALLAELDPRDIELQVSADRSAFEEARSQMQRMQRLLEHEAVSRQEFESAQTRYAQVKSAYENSLGLLKETKLRAPFASVVERKFVDNYERVQAGQSIVRVVNPVTTKVQFTMPESGLSLLSSPSTRFEVEFDNYRGVRFPAVLKDYAKTSSDASGFPVSLRLTDVDTGRYSISPGMSCMVTMQSADPVTDAVSLPVSAVYAPAEGGTYVWVVTGGDRVERRAVTLGELYGRDRVVVDSGVEPGERVVTAGVYQLRQGERVRILN from the coding sequence ATGCGAACTTTCCATGTTTTAATCGTAGTCTTTCTCCTGGGCGCTTGCGCCCGGCGCCAGCCTGTGCCCGAGACCGTGCGTCCCGTCAAAGTTACCACGGCAGCCGGTGCGGCGGTCATCGACAAGGACTTCGCAGGGCTGGCGACGCCCGATGACGCCGTGAACCTCGCCTTCAAGCTTCCGGGGCAGGTGCTCGATGTCCCCGTCGCGCAGGGCGAAAGCGTCAAAAAGGGGGCGCTGCTGGCCGAACTCGATCCCCGGGATATCGAATTACAGGTTTCGGCCGACCGGTCGGCTTTCGAGGAGGCCCGTTCGCAGATGCAGCGTATGCAGCGGTTGTTGGAGCACGAAGCCGTATCCCGCCAGGAGTTCGAAAGCGCCCAGACCCGTTACGCACAAGTCAAGTCCGCCTATGAGAACTCCCTCGGCCTGCTCAAGGAGACCAAGCTCCGTGCGCCTTTCGCCAGCGTCGTGGAACGCAAGTTCGTCGACAACTACGAACGCGTGCAGGCCGGGCAGTCCATCGTCCGCGTCGTGAACCCGGTGACGACCAAGGTGCAGTTCACCATGCCCGAAAGCGGCCTGTCGCTCCTGTCGTCGCCTTCGACCCGCTTCGAAGTCGAGTTCGACAACTACCGGGGCGTCAGGTTCCCCGCCGTGCTGAAGGACTATGCCAAGACATCGTCCGATGCTTCGGGGTTCCCCGTGTCGCTGCGCCTTACGGATGTCGATACCGGGCGCTATTCGATTTCGCCCGGTATGTCGTGCATGGTCACGATGCAGAGTGCCGATCCCGTTACGGATGCGGTATCCCTGCCTGTCTCGGCCGTTTATGCCCCGGCCGAAGGCGGCACTTACGTCTGGGTGGTGACCGGCGGCGACCGTGTCGAGCGCCGGGCCGTGACCCTGGGCGAGTTGTACGGCCGTGACCGGGTCGTGGTCGACAGCGGGGTGGAACCCGGTGAGCGGGTTGTCACGGCCGGGGTTTACCAGCTTCGGCAGGGCGAACGGGTGAGAATCTTAAACTGA
- a CDS encoding BT_3928 family protein yields MRKSRAFKLLANVCRLILACTFIVSGFSKVIDPWGTAMKVNEYLSIYGMESLQGASMAFSIWLCGAEMMMGCMLLFKVRIRLISIFAVLSMLFFTALTLLSATVIPVEDCGCFGEALKLTPWQTFYKNLALLPMALVVWWRYRPDKIFAFNPLEIVLTVTFFFLSMYLGYYCYRHLPLIDFLPYKVGVNIWEGMHAPVVKPGETETVLVYRNIKTGKLREFSLDDTAWQDAEKWEWVDTRTTDEMPAIRPLMSEFSLRDAEGDATEEIVTAPGRVYMLCVTSFDRLPRGCAKRFAKVVRRAAEEGARVVCLTPQPLYGVTYHDFGSGDVRCYNIDASTMKTMLRANNGMVVLEDGVIRAKKNCRDIRP; encoded by the coding sequence ATGCGGAAGTCCAGGGCCTTTAAACTGCTGGCCAACGTCTGCCGGCTGATCCTTGCCTGCACGTTCATCGTGTCGGGTTTCTCGAAGGTCATCGACCCGTGGGGCACCGCCATGAAGGTCAACGAGTACCTCTCCATCTACGGCATGGAATCCCTCCAGGGGGCGAGCATGGCCTTTTCGATCTGGTTGTGCGGTGCCGAGATGATGATGGGCTGTATGCTCCTGTTCAAGGTACGTATCCGCCTGATCTCAATCTTCGCCGTGCTGTCCATGCTCTTTTTTACCGCCCTCACCCTGCTCAGCGCTACGGTAATCCCCGTCGAGGACTGCGGTTGTTTCGGCGAGGCGCTGAAGCTGACGCCGTGGCAGACTTTCTACAAGAACCTGGCGCTGCTGCCGATGGCCCTGGTGGTCTGGTGGCGTTACCGCCCCGACAAGATCTTCGCCTTCAACCCCCTGGAAATCGTGCTTACCGTCACTTTTTTCTTCCTTTCGATGTATCTGGGATACTATTGCTACCGCCACCTGCCGCTGATCGACTTCCTGCCCTATAAGGTCGGGGTCAATATCTGGGAGGGGATGCACGCCCCGGTCGTCAAGCCCGGCGAAACGGAGACCGTACTTGTCTACCGCAACATCAAGACGGGCAAGCTGCGCGAGTTTTCGCTCGACGACACGGCCTGGCAGGATGCCGAAAAATGGGAGTGGGTCGATACCCGGACTACGGACGAGATGCCCGCCATTCGCCCGCTCATGAGCGAATTCTCCCTGCGCGATGCCGAAGGGGATGCGACCGAGGAGATCGTGACCGCTCCCGGGCGCGTGTATATGCTCTGCGTTACGTCGTTCGACCGCCTGCCGCGCGGTTGCGCCAAGCGGTTCGCCAAGGTCGTGCGGCGGGCCGCGGAGGAGGGTGCCCGCGTCGTCTGCCTTACCCCGCAGCCGTTGTACGGGGTCACTTACCACGATTTCGGTTCGGGGGATGTACGGTGCTATAACATAGACGCTTCGACCATGAAGACCATGCTGCGCGCCAACAACGGCATGGTGGTGCTGGAGGACGGCGTGATCCGTGCTAAAAAGAATTGTCGCGATATTCGTCCGTAG
- a CDS encoding dTMP kinase: protein MFIVLEGLDGAGKSTQIRMLRRFFADRGVESEYVHFPRFDSPVYGELIARFLRGEFGGVGEVDPYLVALLFAGDRADAAPRIREWLAQGKAVILDRYVYSNVGFQCAKLPAGEERNRLAEWIIYLEFCHNGLPRPDLSLFLDVPFTFTECKLSELREGDDREYLQGGQDIHEASLALQRAVRSVYLEAAAKDPALRVVDCCDPSGAMDSPEGIFAKICAQLAPILEADAEVQGL, encoded by the coding sequence ATGTTCATAGTACTCGAAGGATTGGACGGGGCCGGTAAATCGACCCAAATCCGCATGTTGCGCCGTTTTTTTGCCGACAGGGGCGTCGAGAGCGAGTATGTGCACTTCCCGCGTTTCGATTCGCCCGTCTACGGCGAGCTGATAGCCCGTTTCCTGCGCGGCGAATTCGGCGGCGTGGGTGAGGTCGACCCCTACCTCGTGGCGCTGCTCTTCGCGGGAGACCGTGCCGATGCCGCCCCTCGGATCAGGGAGTGGCTCGCGCAGGGCAAGGCGGTCATCCTCGACCGCTATGTTTATTCGAACGTGGGTTTCCAGTGCGCCAAGCTGCCCGCCGGAGAAGAACGCAACCGGTTGGCCGAATGGATCATATACCTCGAATTCTGTCATAACGGCCTGCCGCGTCCCGACCTGTCTTTGTTCCTCGACGTGCCGTTCACCTTTACCGAGTGCAAACTCTCCGAGCTGCGCGAGGGCGACGACCGCGAGTACCTGCAGGGCGGACAGGACATCCACGAGGCGTCGCTCGCCCTGCAGCGGGCTGTGCGCAGCGTCTACCTCGAAGCCGCGGCCAAAGACCCCGCGCTGCGGGTCGTCGATTGCTGCGACCCCTCGGGGGCGATGGATTCCCCGGAGGGTATTTTTGCTAAAATATGTGCCCAGCTGGCACCAATACTCGAAGCCGATGCGGAAGTCCAGGGCCTTTAA
- a CDS encoding aminotransferase class V-fold PLP-dependent enzyme, whose amino-acid sequence MFDVEKIRGEFPILGREVYGKPLVYLDSGATAQKPLAVIEMVDYLQRGLNANIHRGVHYLSEEATTLYEAARERIGAFIGAAEKEEVVFTAGATASLNTVAYAWGEKFVRAGDNILVSEMEHHSNIVPWQMLAERKGAEIRVLPFDDEGRLCTELLPSLLDDKTRIVAVTQASNTLGTRPDLRPVIDAAHAVGAIAVVDGCQGVVHGGVDVQALDCDFYAFSGHKLFGPTGIGVLYGKRALLEAMPPFLGGGDMVDTVTFAKTTYAPVPLKFEAGTANFTGAIALGEAVKFVGRFDPAEVEAHEAALLHRATERLTAVDGLRIYGTTPGKCAIVSFNVEGVHPYDMGMILDKLGIAVRTGQHCAEPTMTHFSTTGMCRASFALYNTLAEADALADGVERAVRMLRG is encoded by the coding sequence ATGTTCGACGTTGAAAAAATACGCGGGGAGTTCCCTATTCTGGGGCGCGAGGTCTACGGCAAGCCGCTGGTTTACCTCGACAGCGGCGCCACGGCGCAGAAACCGCTGGCCGTGATCGAGATGGTCGATTACCTGCAGCGCGGACTCAACGCCAATATACATCGCGGGGTGCACTACCTTTCGGAGGAGGCCACGACGCTTTACGAGGCGGCACGCGAGCGTATTGGCGCCTTTATCGGCGCGGCCGAAAAGGAAGAGGTCGTCTTTACGGCCGGCGCTACGGCTTCGCTCAATACGGTGGCCTATGCCTGGGGTGAAAAGTTCGTCCGTGCGGGCGACAATATCCTTGTCAGCGAGATGGAGCACCACTCCAATATCGTGCCCTGGCAGATGCTCGCCGAACGCAAGGGGGCGGAAATCCGCGTCCTGCCCTTCGACGACGAGGGGCGCCTGTGCACCGAACTGCTGCCGTCGCTGCTGGATGACAAGACCCGCATCGTCGCCGTTACGCAGGCTTCGAATACGCTCGGAACGCGTCCCGACCTGCGGCCCGTCATCGATGCGGCACATGCCGTGGGGGCGATCGCCGTGGTGGACGGATGCCAGGGTGTCGTGCACGGCGGTGTCGACGTGCAGGCTTTGGATTGCGACTTCTATGCCTTCTCGGGGCATAAGCTCTTCGGCCCGACGGGCATCGGCGTGCTGTATGGCAAACGTGCGCTGCTCGAAGCCATGCCGCCGTTCCTCGGCGGGGGCGATATGGTCGATACCGTGACCTTCGCCAAGACCACCTATGCGCCCGTGCCGCTCAAGTTCGAAGCCGGTACGGCCAATTTCACCGGGGCCATCGCCCTGGGCGAAGCCGTGAAATTCGTCGGGCGTTTCGACCCGGCCGAGGTCGAAGCGCACGAGGCGGCACTGCTGCACCGTGCGACCGAACGGCTTACGGCCGTCGACGGGCTGCGGATTTACGGTACGACGCCCGGCAAGTGTGCCATCGTGTCGTTCAACGTCGAGGGTGTGCATCCCTACGACATGGGCATGATCCTCGACAAGCTGGGCATCGCCGTCCGTACCGGGCAGCACTGTGCCGAACCCACCATGACGCATTTCTCCACGACGGGGATGTGCCGCGCTTCGTTCGCGCTCTACAATACGCTGGCCGAGGCCGATGCGCTGGCCGACGGCGTGGAACGCGCGGTGCGGATGCTGCGCGGATAG
- a CDS encoding SufD family Fe-S cluster assembly protein translates to MTALYDIIRGFRMAEGEVFRVAGTESEPFAAVDPRRMRVEVAAGASLRLAVLHTSPEVSALEIVLEEDARLVLTELFVSEAFAEVTVKQAARSLCHITAVQLSSANASYTVDLDGLGAESLLGGAFLAAGQEHCVVRLRTNHNVPDCRSNSYIKGVAGGTAVGEFCGLVYVAPDAQRTDAQQQNRNILLSETARITTQPQLEIYADDVKCSHGATVGQMDSEAILYMRQRGLSEAQARGLQIEGFVGDVVRRCGIEPLCEAAMEAVVAKLEKS, encoded by the coding sequence ATGACGGCGCTTTACGATATAATCCGCGGGTTCCGTATGGCCGAGGGCGAAGTGTTCCGGGTTGCCGGGACGGAAAGCGAGCCTTTCGCTGCGGTCGATCCCCGGCGTATGCGTGTCGAGGTCGCGGCGGGGGCTTCGCTGCGACTGGCCGTGCTCCATACTTCGCCCGAGGTATCGGCCCTGGAGATCGTGCTGGAGGAGGACGCACGCCTCGTATTGACCGAGTTGTTCGTTTCCGAAGCCTTTGCGGAGGTGACAGTGAAGCAGGCGGCCCGCAGCCTTTGCCATATCACGGCGGTGCAGCTTTCGAGCGCCAACGCCTCCTATACGGTCGATCTCGACGGGCTGGGGGCCGAAAGCCTGTTGGGCGGGGCGTTCCTCGCCGCCGGGCAGGAGCATTGCGTCGTCAGGCTGCGGACGAACCACAACGTGCCCGACTGCCGCAGCAACTCTTATATAAAAGGTGTTGCGGGCGGTACGGCCGTAGGGGAGTTTTGCGGGCTGGTCTATGTGGCGCCCGACGCCCAGCGCACCGATGCGCAGCAGCAGAACCGTAACATCCTGCTCAGCGAGACGGCGCGTATCACGACCCAGCCCCAGCTGGAGATCTATGCCGATGACGTGAAATGCTCGCACGGCGCGACGGTGGGGCAGATGGATTCCGAGGCGATCCTCTATATGCGGCAGCGCGGCCTGAGCGAAGCCCAGGCGCGGGGGTTGCAGATCGAGGGCTTCGTGGGCGATGTCGTACGCCGCTGCGGCATCGAACCGCTGTGCGAGGCGGCGATGGAGGCGGTGGTTGCCAAACTGGAAAAATCATAA
- the sufC gene encoding Fe-S cluster assembly ATPase SufC, giving the protein MLSVKNLHASVDGKEILRGIDLEVGAGEVHAIMGPNGSGKSTLAAVLAGNEKFTVTEGSATFLGQDLLDMPIEDRARLGLFLGFQYPVEIPGVTMANFMKLAVNEQRKFRGEEPLTAAEFLRLMREKSAVVELDAKLTSRAVNEGFSGGEKKKNEIFQMAMLDPKLAILDETDSGLDIDALRIVATGVTKLHTPQNATVVITHYQRLLDYIVPDVVHVLYKGRIIHTGDKTLALKLEKEGYDWLINDYRE; this is encoded by the coding sequence ATGTTAAGCGTAAAAAATCTGCATGCGTCCGTCGACGGCAAGGAGATCCTGCGGGGCATCGACCTCGAGGTCGGAGCCGGCGAGGTGCATGCCATCATGGGCCCCAACGGTTCGGGCAAGTCGACGCTCGCGGCGGTGCTCGCGGGCAATGAAAAGTTCACCGTCACCGAAGGTTCGGCGACGTTCCTGGGGCAGGATCTGCTGGACATGCCGATCGAAGACCGGGCGCGCCTGGGCCTGTTCCTCGGCTTCCAGTACCCGGTCGAGATCCCGGGCGTCACGATGGCCAATTTCATGAAGCTGGCCGTGAACGAACAGCGCAAGTTCCGCGGCGAGGAGCCGCTGACGGCCGCCGAGTTCCTGCGCCTGATGCGCGAGAAGAGCGCTGTCGTGGAGCTCGATGCGAAGCTCACGTCGCGTGCCGTGAACGAAGGCTTCTCGGGCGGTGAGAAGAAGAAGAACGAGATTTTCCAGATGGCGATGCTCGACCCGAAACTGGCGATCCTCGACGAGACCGACTCGGGACTCGACATCGACGCCCTTCGCATCGTCGCCACGGGTGTTACGAAACTCCATACGCCCCAGAATGCCACGGTGGTCATCACGCACTACCAACGCCTGCTGGATTACATCGTGCCCGATGTGGTGCATGTGCTCTACAAGGGGCGCATTATCCATACGGGCGACAAGACGCTGGCCCTCAAACTCGAAAAGGAGGGTTACGACTGGTTGATTAACGATTACAGGGAATGA
- the sufB gene encoding Fe-S cluster assembly protein SufB has translation MAEKDKDILENIGEQEYKYGFTTDIETETIGKGLNEEVVRLISAKKGEPAWMTERRVAAYRHWLTLEPPVWAHLTIPEIDFQDIIYYAAPKPQKKLNSMDEVDPELKRTFDKLGIPLEEQMALAGVAVDAVMDSVSVKTTFKEVLAEKGIIFCSISEALRDFPDLVKKYLGSVVPYTDNFYAALNAAVFSDGSFCYIPKGVRCPMELSTYFRINAAGTGQFERTLIVADEGAYVSYLEGCTAPRRDENQLHAAVVEIIVEKDAEVKYSTVQNWYPGDKQGRGGIYNFVTKRGICRENARLSWTQVETGSAITWKYPSCILAGDNSVGEFYSVAMTNNFQQADTGTKMIHIGRNTRSRIVSKGISAGRSENSYRGLVRMAKGAENARNYSQCDSLLIGDKCGAHTFPVIDSRNRTAVVEHEATTSKISDDQLFYCNQRGLSTEDAVGLIVNGYAREVLAKLPMEFAVEAQKLLSISLEGSVG, from the coding sequence ATGGCTGAGAAAGATAAAGACATATTGGAGAATATAGGAGAGCAGGAATACAAGTACGGCTTCACCACGGACATCGAGACCGAAACCATCGGTAAGGGTCTGAACGAGGAGGTGGTACGTCTGATCTCCGCCAAGAAAGGCGAGCCCGCATGGATGACCGAGCGGCGCGTGGCGGCTTACCGCCACTGGCTGACGTTGGAACCCCCTGTGTGGGCGCACCTGACGATTCCCGAAATAGATTTTCAGGACATCATCTATTACGCCGCCCCCAAGCCGCAGAAAAAACTCAATTCGATGGATGAGGTCGACCCCGAGCTCAAACGCACGTTCGACAAACTGGGCATCCCCCTCGAAGAGCAGATGGCGCTGGCGGGCGTGGCGGTCGACGCCGTGATGGACTCGGTGTCGGTCAAGACGACTTTCAAGGAGGTGCTGGCCGAAAAGGGCATCATCTTCTGTTCGATCTCCGAGGCGCTGCGCGACTTCCCCGACCTGGTGAAGAAATACCTGGGCAGCGTCGTCCCCTATACCGACAATTTCTATGCGGCGCTCAATGCCGCGGTCTTCTCCGACGGTTCGTTCTGCTACATCCCCAAGGGTGTCCGCTGCCCGATGGAACTGTCGACCTATTTCCGTATCAATGCGGCTGGGACGGGACAGTTCGAACGTACGCTGATCGTGGCCGACGAAGGGGCTTACGTGAGCTACCTCGAAGGCTGTACGGCCCCGCGCCGCGACGAGAACCAGCTGCATGCCGCTGTGGTCGAGATCATTGTCGAGAAGGACGCCGAGGTCAAATACTCCACGGTGCAGAACTGGTATCCCGGCGACAAGCAGGGGCGGGGCGGCATCTATAATTTCGTGACCAAGCGCGGCATCTGCCGCGAAAACGCCCGCCTGTCGTGGACGCAGGTGGAGACCGGCTCGGCCATCACCTGGAAATACCCGAGCTGCATCCTCGCGGGCGACAATTCGGTCGGCGAGTTTTACTCGGTGGCCATGACCAACAACTTCCAGCAGGCCGATACGGGTACGAAGATGATCCACATCGGCCGCAACACTCGCAGCCGCATTGTCTCGAAAGGTATCTCGGCGGGGCGGAGCGAGAACTCCTACCGCGGGCTGGTGCGCATGGCCAAGGGGGCGGAGAACGCCCGCAACTATTCGCAGTGCGACTCGCTGCTGATCGGCGACAAGTGCGGCGCGCACACCTTCCCGGTGATCGACAGCCGCAACCGCACGGCCGTGGTCGAACACGAAGCCACCACGTCGAAAATTTCCGACGACCAGCTTTTCTACTGCAATCAGCGCGGGCTTTCGACCGAGGATGCCGTGGGGCTGATCGTCAACGGCTACGCCCGCGAGGTGCTGGCCAAACTGCCGATGGAATTTGCCGTCGAGGCGCAGAAACTGCTTTCGATAAGCCTCGAGGGTTCGGTCGGATAA